Below is a window of Shinella sp. PSBB067 DNA.
GGGCCATCTGATCCGCCGTCTTCAGCAGGCTGCTGTCTCGATGTTTATGACGGAAACGGCATCGGCGGGACTTGACCTGACGCCGGTCCAGTTCGGCGCGCTGACCATGACAAAACATCATCCCGGCATAGACCAAGTCACGCTGGCCGGTCTTATCGCCTATGACAAGGCCACCATCGGCGAGGTGGTGTCGAGACTAATTGCCAAGGGTTTACTAACCCGCATCGTAAGCAGCGCCGATCGGCGCTCCCGTGAATTATATGTCACCGACGCGGGCTCACGTCAACTGACGAAAATGACCCCTGGAGTCTGGCGAGTTCAGCAGCAGCTCCTCGCGGCGCTGTCCGAATCGGAACAGGTCCAGTTCCTCGATCTCCTGAAAAAAGTAACGGAGAGCGTGAACGAAAGGAGCCGAGCTCCACTGCGTACGGCCGATAGTTAGCGGCGACCTGAAAAGCATTCTATAGACCGTGATCAGGCCTCTGGCCCGTCTTGGCAAGCACCGGGCCAACCAAACTGTCTCGAACGACGCGTGGGACTTGGGTCATCGGACGTTGACTGCGGATCCGCTTCTACGGCGGGCATGCAACGCTCGACTTGACGTCCTCCGCTGCTCGTCCGCGTTTATAAGTTAGCCCTGTTCTGGTTTTGGTCCCGTCTGGACCGGGTTGCAAACTCATAAGGCGTCAAGCCGTCCGGGCTGGGATAGGGACCTTATCAAATAATTGTCTTTATTGGCTGATTCTCTGCTTTTTGAGTTTTAGAGGCAGAGGTTCATGATGAGCGATCTTTTCTGGCTTTCGGACGCGGCATGGTCAGCCATTGAGCCGCATCTGCCGAAGAACCAGCCGGGGGCTCGACGCGTCGATGATCGGCGCGTCATTTCCGGCATTCTCCATGTGTTGAAAGCAGGCTGCCGCTGGCGCGACGTTCCGATCGAATACGGCCCTGCCAAAACCATCTACAACATCTGCGGGAAAGCCACGACGATGGCCTCCTCGGCCGGTTTCAGCACCCGTGCTCTTGGGAGACTTTGGCCCCATCGGTTCGGCGGCCGTCGTGGTCCTCTCGTGCCATCTGGCCACCGTCCTCGGATTCAGCGGGCGGCAATGGACCGAGTGTTTTCTTGCAAGGCCTGGATTTCGGCTCAAAGTCGCGGCTTCGTGCAGTCGCTGCCAAGGCACGTCCTCTGACGAACAAGGATGAACACACCCGGGACGGGGAAGGCCCCTGGTGAAGGCGTCAATCATATAGGGGGAGAGCCTTGTCGGACGGCCGCCCCCCGATCTGGCCAGCCGGCATGCCGCCGCGCCGCTCTCCAAAGCACGGCTTGTTTTCAGCCTCAGCCCTTCAGAATCCGGCCGAACAATTGGCGAAGCAGGCGGCAGAGGGGCGCGGGGTCGCGCCGACCGGCGGCGATCGCGTCGTCGACCACCCCGTGCATGCCATCGAACAGCACGATGGCGGTGGCGCGGGCATCGGGCAGCGACCAGGCACCCGCTTGCATTCCGTCAGACAGGATCCCGGCGAGCTGGTCGATCACCGCGTCCTTCTCGTCGGACCGCCGGCGGTCATGCCGAAAGTCGTGGAACACGACGTCGTGGAGCTCGAAGTTGCCGAGATAGGCCCCGACGGCGCCGGAGAGCCATGCCTCGAACCGCGCGTGATGGTCGCCGGGAGGACAAGCCTCCACCGCTGCACCGACCTCGTCGAGGAACCTCCGGGTAAACCGCTCGCGCAGCGCCAGCACCGCATCCGTCTTGGTCGCGAAATAATGATAGAAGGTCCCCTTGCCCACGCCCGCCGCGGCGGTGATGTCGTCGACCGTCGTCGTCTCCACGCCGCGGGCGATGAAGAGCGCGGCTGCCGCGTTCATCAGCGCGTCGATGCGCACCTCGGCAGGCAGGACACGGCGCGTTCGGCCTGCGCGGGACGCGCTGGATCTGGCGGTGGACCGGATCGACGCGGCCATGCTGTTCCTCCTTCCTCAATCGACTGCCGGTCGGTATCGCATTTTCCGGCGAGAACCGCAACGCGGCAAACATATTGACCGACCGTCGGTCGATAGTGTAGGCATGCCCTCGTCAAGCTGAACGGTTGCATCCCATGTCTCCTTCCCGCAGAACCAGGGCCGTCGTCGCCGTCTATCTCGGCACCTTCATGGCCACGCTCGCAATCAGCATCGTCACCGTCGCTCTCCCGGCTATCCAGGCGGGCCTTCATATCGACTTTGCCGGGCTGCAATGGGTGGTCGGCTCCTATGCGCTCTGCCTGTCGGCCTGCATGCTTTCGACGGGGCCGCTCGGCGACCGCTACGGGCGCAAGCGAGCCTGGCTCGCCGGCGTCGGCCTGTTCGTGCTGGGTTCGGCGGTAAGCGCGCTCGCCACCTCGCTTGCGGTGCTGATCGTCGGCTGTGCCGTTCAGGGCATTGCCGGCGCCCTTGTCATTCCGGGCGCGCTGTCCATTCTCACCCAGGCCTTTCCGGACCCTGCCGCACGCTCCCATGTCATCGGCGGCTGGTCCTCCTTCAGCGGGGTGTCCCTGATCCTCGGGCCGATGATCGGCGGCGTGCTGGTCGATCATTTAGGCTGGCCCAGCATATTCCTCGTCAACCTGCCTGTCGGCCTGCTAGCGCTCGGCCTCGGCCTTGCCGGGATCGACGAAAGCGCCGACCCCGATCATGCGGCGCTGGACCCGGCCGGGCAGATACTCTCCATCGCCCTCCTCGGCAGCCTCACCTATGGGCTGATCGGCGCCGGCCGGAACGGATGGGCGGCGGCGGACGTGCTGGCGGCCTTCGGGATCGCGCTTGCGAGCGCTATCCTGTTCATCGCCGTCGAGCGCCGTGTCGAGCGGCCGGTGCTGCCGGTCGACCTCTTCCGCGACAGGGGCTTCGCGCTCGTCAACCTCGCCTCCTTCGTGCTCGGCTTCTGCGGCTATTCGAGCCTGTTCCTATTCTCGCTCTTCCTGCAGCAGGCCCAGGGGTGGTCCGCTTCCGAGGCCGGCGGACGCATGGCGCCGGTCTTCGCCGCCATGGCGATCGTCGCCGCGCAGTTCGGTCGCCTGGCGAAGCGGTACGGGCAGACGCGCCTCATGGTCACAGGCTACCTCCTGCTCGGCATCTCCATGCTGGCGATGACGGTCTTTTCCCCGGACACGGCCTATTGGATGATCGCTCCCGCCTTCACCCTTCTCGGGATCGGCATGGGGCTCGCCGTGCCCGCAACCGGCGCGGCGGCAATGCAGGCGGCGCCGCGGCAGCGGACAGGTGCGGCCTCGGCGACGATGAACGCGCTGCGCCAGAGCGGCATGACGATCGGCATCGCGCTGCTGGGTGCGGTCATGGTGGCCGGGGCCTCGGGCGACATGGCCCTGCGCCTTGCCGCCGCCGGCATGGACGACGCGCTCGCCCTCGCGGACAGCGCCGTCCGCAGCCACGCCCTGCCCGAAGGTCTTGTCATGGATCCCGCAGCCTTCAAGGCGCTGCTCGAGGCCGGCTTCGCGCAC
It encodes the following:
- a CDS encoding TetR/AcrR family transcriptional regulator → MAASIRSTARSSASRAGRTRRVLPAEVRIDALMNAAAALFIARGVETTTVDDITAAAGVGKGTFYHYFATKTDAVLALRERFTRRFLDEVGAAVEACPPGDHHARFEAWLSGAVGAYLGNFELHDVVFHDFRHDRRRSDEKDAVIDQLAGILSDGMQAGAWSLPDARATAIVLFDGMHGVVDDAIAAGRRDPAPLCRLLRQLFGRILKG
- a CDS encoding MFS transporter; translated protein: MSPSRRTRAVVAVYLGTFMATLAISIVTVALPAIQAGLHIDFAGLQWVVGSYALCLSACMLSTGPLGDRYGRKRAWLAGVGLFVLGSAVSALATSLAVLIVGCAVQGIAGALVIPGALSILTQAFPDPAARSHVIGGWSSFSGVSLILGPMIGGVLVDHLGWPSIFLVNLPVGLLALGLGLAGIDESADPDHAALDPAGQILSIALLGSLTYGLIGAGRNGWAAADVLAAFGIALASAILFIAVERRVERPVLPVDLFRDRGFALVNLASFVLGFCGYSSLFLFSLFLQQAQGWSASEAGGRMAPVFAAMAIVAAQFGRLAKRYGQTRLMVTGYLLLGISMLAMTVFSPDTAYWMIAPAFTLLGIGMGLAVPATGAAAMQAAPRQRTGAASATMNALRQSGMTIGIALLGAVMVAGASGDMALRLAAAGMDDALALADSAVRSHALPEGLVMDPAAFKALLEAGFAHGFALAAGIAGLCGVAMALALAMMPRTGTAGPAAAAPDEN
- a CDS encoding MarR family winged helix-turn-helix transcriptional regulator produces the protein MRRYEFDDDLYDAPGHLIRRLQQAAVSMFMTETASAGLDLTPVQFGALTMTKHHPGIDQVTLAGLIAYDKATIGEVVSRLIAKGLLTRIVSSADRRSRELYVTDAGSRQLTKMTPGVWRVQQQLLAALSESEQVQFLDLLKKVTESVNERSRAPLRTADS